Genomic window (Daucus carota subsp. sativus chromosome 5, DH1 v3.0, whole genome shotgun sequence):
CTAAATATTTAATCGAAAGGCACTATGTTTTACACAATACGAGAAAAAAATGATGAATAATTAATATTGTGCAGCTTGTAATCTTGTGTGGTGTGGCACTGGATCCTGCGTGGCTAACGAAACTAGCAACAGTCACTCCTGCCAATGCAACGAAGGGTTTGCCAATTTGTTTAATAACCCTTCCTTTGCTTGTTTTGAGCAATGTAAGTTGCCTTATTTTCCATTACATTTACGTAAAATTTTAAGTACACGACGTATACATGTCTTTACTGAAACTCGAATATCGGGTTCTGTTTTCAGGCTACTTGGGTGCAGATTGTAAGAACCTGGGATTAGGCCCGCCTCCACCGCCACCCAGTACTAGTTCCGGCTCGCCAATAAACGGTACGAACTACGAAGGAACACGAAGCATATGGCCCTGTTTTGTTGAGTATTTTTTCTGCGTACAATTTGTGCTAAAAACACCTGATAACActgtatcttttttttttttgggctgCAGGTTCTAATGGAGCATCCAACAACATGAAGAATTTTCTAGCACTGGTTCTGGCATTagtttttttacataattttagcAAGTAGATAAATTCTAGGGAGGTGAAAATAGGCGGCACACATTTTATGCCTCGCTAACTTGTATACATTTATTTTTCagttattttgaaatataggtcgttcactgatacatatttttaaatttttggtcATATAGTCagaaatcattattttaaagttctgaatataatattaatcatatatttaattaaaaataatattaaattatacgatcaaattttttataaattcatgTCAAAAAATTAAGCATTTTGTATTTCAAACAGAGAATATCTATTTTATTCTTGGTCGACAGAATGTACATCAATTTGACATCGCTTATAATGCATGTAGTTTTGAGCCCTTTGGGGGCCACACCAACTAAATTTGTGGTACTTGAAGTCTAAATATGTCGATGAGttttttatatctaatttttgtattcgggaaaaggaaaagaaaacatattTTTTCTAGACAATTACATTACACGTCAtcttttcttcgatttaatttaaaaatgatattaaacatACTTCATAGTTCATATATCTCATACATGATATATCTCGTTTcgttaaaataaatcaaattaacacaaaatgtgtgtaatttttgttatCTTTTTAATGGAATTGATGTTTTGCCTGCATATTTAAGTAATTACTCTGCTAAAACTCGGACCTCGGTGCTGGTAGCATGTTATTAACTGATGTTCCAATTATTTCAAAGAAATATGGCATTGCAGGTCgtatgttaattttttattattattatgatacTCTCTAACTCGGCTTGTAAGAGCTCGGGATGTCCAGAGGAGCTGCAACATTAAATGATATCGATATGATACTTTCGTTAATATTTATGGAgagtaagagagagagagagacggttTGGTACGATTTTTAGATGAAGTTGTATTCAtaactgaaaattttgatttttaaaaattaaaaattatagccgGAGGTTCTCTGTGgattaagattaattttatattttaatcaacAGATTCCGTTGAATCTCGTAACGAATTGATTTGAATCGAGGTTCTATAACTAGTTGTTCATCATTTACGATTCTACTTTACGATGAACATTGCCAATAGACCCCGAAATCATAAGAAAACAACTTAATATCAGTGTTGTCAGGTAGAACAACATCTTCTGCTGCCACTGTTTGAAGTTCGTTCCGTTGAACTTTTCCGGCCTTTCAGTGTGAGAAGTAGGCACATGAGGCATAGGTGGCACAAAGGGCGCAACAGGCGCTGTATGCACAGCAGTCCCATTCGGCTGAGGAACATGTCCTGCCGGACAATGTGTAAGTGGAACACTGAACTGACCAAAAATCATCTGTCCCGCAGGACCATAGCCCGGAGGCGTAGTCCCAGAACCGTAGCCCGGAGGCGTAGTCCCGAAGCCGAAGCCCGCAGGTGTAGGTCCAGAACCAGAGCCCGCAGGCGTAGGTCCAGAACCAGATGGCACACCCCCATCTGGATTAACCAGTGCGTTGGGGTTAGCCTGCGACTGCTGCGTCTGACCCCCATCTGGATTAACCAGTGCGTTGGGATCAACAGCCGTACCGCTCGTGGGGATAGCATTGTTAACATTCTCCATTATACTGTGAATCAACACGCAAACAAACCAAATCAGATCAACCACAGATGTAAAACAGAATAAAAACTACGCTTTAAGATTGTTATACAATCTGTGCAAAAATCAAAGAGTGTTTATGTGTGCAAAGCGTAGGAGACAGAATCGAAACGAAGGATATATGTAAGAgaatccgagtccagtgcgcaactgtctccttaaagcgtatttcgccctcaccgtatgtgatgaacgatcgcctcccaggataaaacggattaACGATGCGAGAAGCACCTTCGACGAACTAGAACAAGGTTGAAAACTATCACCGACGCGGCTAGGGTTTTGGACGTGAGAGGCTGTGTATTTTTTCGTGAGTGCAAACCCTAaactataatgaatatatataggcaatgcaagacttgtgcgctacgctttgtaattaattaaaacgcgtTAATTAATTTACacggttataaattaaatccgaaatcaaatcgaattaatttaaaaccaaacaattaatccgaaaactagtccgtaattcttcgggcccagattttgctgcattcgtgtccgcaggtcgcacacgcggaaaagcccgaggcttgcgaagccacgaaATTTCCCTCGAAATCCCACGATTTGCACcccccctgcgcgcacgtaggtggtggagcataacacTAGTAACACATTTGGACACTACCAAAGTGTTTTGCTATATAAAGCCTTTAAAGGCTCTTTATTGAATCTATGTGGGATTCAAgctttttattccaatttttccactaccaaggaaacaactttggatcatcataactcatccattccttagtcgttttgagtgaataaacatgcattggaaagctctctcggaggagaacataatccaagcataacctgccacgagcacgtagccgagcctcactcaaattggtgctcaaaatgacaaatttccaacacaaatatcacataaaatatatgataCTTCCTCCCTGTCAAAAAGCTTTTCCCGTTTGAAATGTCGGGACTATTCATGACATGAGACAGAATTAcaaatttacgtctaatctataaaactaaatatagtcatgactTGTTGgcttcgtatttatgagtattttaatacggtgaagctttatattgtttttttattgtgtacccatgggcacatgctaagcgcgaaaatttttatgttttaaacaTTTTGACGGGCTCCTATTTctttataatggtggacccctgcaaatacaccaaccacaccaatcaaaatgatctaaatGCAAAAATTTCCGCCCataggcacacactagacaaaccctttttATATTTAGTACTAATACGAaactaaagatattaacgataaaaaatgtgtgttggcaaacatgataaaaataaacgaggaaagtattttgggacggagggagttgAAAATATCTCATTGTTGATCAAACGTTGTGCGTGGCTTTTTGAGCTTCACATAAGATCCGATGCGAATTCAAAAGAGTAGTACAAATAAAGGCTCTAGGCGACCTTAATTGAGCATTTTGTTTTATAGAGAAGTGACAGGTAATTATTGTATTAGCATGTGATTAGGGTACCATAATTGCCCTACATAGGGACAGAAAATTCCTTGAGCTTAAGATGCGAAATTAGAGAATTTGTTTGTGTCTATGAGAATTAAGACAAGACGATAGTGCATGTTTAATTGTTTAGGGATATTGTTTGGCTTGGTTAGTTGGTTATGTAAATGTGGAATATTCTCTTGTCTAATGACAATTAACCTCAAACttcttttcatttcatttcttgTCTCCTTATCAACACTCTTTCCGACACTTTCGCACGTTAAATTATGTACCCGAGCAACCCCTCGTTGCTTTGTTGAGAGGTGGTGAAATCTGTGAATTTGTCAAATTTACgaaaataaatttgttaaatttttttataataattatatgattaattgattaaattgGTAATTACAGGGATTCTAAAAATCAACTACCCATATGTTTCTTTAAACTTTGCTCGTTTgaaatgtcgggactgttcataacatgagacaaatgattaatttacgTCAAATCTATAGGACCAAATATAGTCATacgagtgatcttgttggattcgtattacAATAAAtactttatatttaatattaatatgaaatattaacgATAAAAAGTGTGTGTTGACAAACGTATCAAGATAAACACGAAAAGTAATAAGATACGGAGGAAGTACTGACGTAGATCCAGTCACTTTGCCCCCTCTACATCTCACCCTATATAAACCCTCCGTATCCTATCTAGTTATTTCCTCGTCATAATTTTGTTTAGAATATCCTACCTTCTAGCCAACACTATCAGCACCCCAAAATCTTTCAAAACCAAGCAACCAAGTACAAAACCTTCTTTCATTCACACATTCTCAGCTTCCTTCATGCCTCACAAACTCGCCGATGGCTTCGAAACTCCTCAACCATTCCACCACCACCACAACCAGAGCCTCGACTTGAACTCGTTTCAAGACTTACCCGATTCTCATGCATGGCCTTATTCCGAGCCACACGACTACTCCTTAAGCCGTGAAAAAAGTCATTCTAAATTGCCACCGGTTATTGATTTAAATGATCTAGTGAATGGCCTTAAGCATGTGGTTCATGCATGCAAAACATGGGGAGCTTTCCAGATTATAAACCACGGAGTGTCGAACCGAGTTGTGGACCGCATGGAGGATGCGGCGAAGAGCCTCTTCAATCTTCCTTTCGAACAGAAGCTCAAGGCTCAGCGATGCGAAGATGGAGCTGTGGGATATGGTCCTATTCGAATCTCGTCCCTATTTCCGAAACGTATGTGGTCTGAGGGGTTTACCATTGTTGGTTCTCCCGTTCAACATGCTCGCAAACTTTGGCCAGAGGATTACACTGCTTTCTGGTATTCTTCTCCTTTTTCGCATCTTGTAATGCATGCATATATTCAAGTAAAACAGCCCGCATTCTTGTAAATATACTTAACCCGTGTCACAAATTATTATACCAAAATATAACTTTTAGTTAGATCATCAGAACTCGATACTGATACTGAGATCgtttgggtaaacttaaaaaaaaagtgttttttgctcAAAGTAAAGAATTGGACTAGAAGTGGGAAGTAAATTacgacttataagtgattaaactgtttgggaaaaaagtagaagtactgaaacaaaagctagcattctcagcttcttataaGTGCTTCTGGTTTTTTACTAAAagggtcaagaaaagtagaagccgACTTCTCGTCGAAAGAAGCCTGAAGTGGCAATAGCCAAACAGGCACATTGATACTCGGGTCAAAAGGTGTAATTTCCGGACATCCCAACCAGGACTAATTAGCCTAACCGATATTCTGACTCAGGCTGATACTGATATGGATACTGAGCTAAGCTTGTTTGGAGGGGGTGTCTGCAGTGTGTAATGTgtactaatttgaaacaaaacaaGGCCACACAAACGTTGTGATGGTAGGGTACACAGATATAGATAGCTATGCAGTAGATCCTATCTATCTAATATATAAAGGTGaaaagattttatatatttactaGTTGCCTTGTCCAAAAAAAGCAAGGAATGAATTATTAGTAACCTGTGGACCAGGACAAGATATGGAGATATTGCATTCACATAAAATCAAaccagcttttttttttttttaattttttctatttaatttgttttcttTCTATAATTGTAGTGATGCCACAGAAGAATACCAGCAGGAAATGAAAAAATTAGCTGGAAAGCTTATGTGGATAGTGCTGGAGTCACTTGGCATAACCAAAGAAGATATCCAATGGGCAGGCCCGGATGGAGAATTCGGACCCTGTGGAGGTGTCTTGCAGCTGAACTCATACCCGATCTGTCCCGACCCGAGTCGTGCCATAGGCATAGTGGATCATACAGACTCTAGTCTTCTTACCATTCTCCACCAAACCAACCAGAGTGGCTTGCAAGTGTTCAGGGAGGGGTTCGGGTGGGTCACGGTCCCTCCTGTCCAAGGTGCATTAGTAGTTAACATAGGTGACTTGCTCCACATACTCTCCAATGGCTCATACCCTTCTGTGCTCCATCGCGTTGTCGTGAACCGTGATCAGCACCGCTTGTCCATGGCCTATCTGTTTGGTCCTCCAAATAATGCTGAGATTTCTCCTTTGTCGAAACTGGTGGATCGTTATCATCCTCCTCTTTATAGGCCAGTGACTTGGACCGAATATCTTGGAATGAAAGCTAAACTCTTTTATGAGGCCCTTTCAGCTCTTCGCCACTGAGCTCGTTAATATTATGTCATTATCTAGTCGTTAGTATTGACAGACCGTATCCCGCTCCttgatattatatcattatcTAGTCGTTAGTATTGACAGACCGTTTCTCAGCAAGAACAAATTAATATAAGACTGCACGTTTTGATCttgtttaattaatttcttaattttattgTTCAAATTTCGTAATTTCTAGAGCATTTCGAATCAGGTAGTCATCCATTATTATTCTGGGCAAGTTGTCTGCTAACGAAAGCAAAGATTATCATAGTTGTGGGAACTTTTACTAGACATTTTTGACACTAcatcaaataattcaaaaatactgCTCATAAatctttataataatttaaatttagtgCTTATATATCAAACTCAACAGTGAAATATGTTCCATCAAAGTACAAACAACCCAAGCACTGAAAACAAAAGCAAACCAGGTACTACAAATACAAACCAGTGCCGGTCCGACAAACCATTGATGCAACCATCTACGAGCGACTTTTTCCGCTCGAAGACATTTATCAGCGAAAAACGACTCattctaatatttttgaaagATGGTTACAAACAATCGATAGGTAGGGTCTAACGGCCTACAAACTAACGGACGATGCTAGATGaataaacacacacaaacgagTACAAGATACTTTATAAAACACACTCAAGTTGTTTCGCATCGGCCCTACGCGCGTTGGAAGCCAGCCGAGAATCAAACACCACAGTAAGTTTTAAGAGCAGATTCACATTTCTGGCCAGCTTCTGTATAGTAAAAGCCAAGAAACTTCACATGATCAAATGGCTTAAACAGCAAAGGATGTTCTTCGTCCACCAACTCTTCCGGGGCTTTTATTATGTACCCCTCTTTCGGTACTGAAAACAATCCAACCGAGTATCGTGGCTCCGATCCACTCATCATCACCCTGTGATAAGCGGAATATACTCTCCCGTTGCTCCAAGCCTtcataaaatcattttaaatttaataaacatcATAAAAGTatattccctctgtcccagttTGTATGAGCATCTTTGACTAGCACAGTTTTTAAGAAATGAATGTTTGACTTAATCTTAACCACATAAAAAGAGTCAAggaatgttactccctccgtcccattttagttgtcacatttccttttttgttggtcaaattgactaatttttgaccaaagattacaagtcacttttttatcattttaaaaaactgaaaattacatcttaaagtagattaaaagttattttcggtgacatattttttttattttttcaattgataaaatattaataaatttcagtcaaactttggtcaatttgaccggcacaaaaccaaatgtgacaactaaaatgggacggagggagtaaataagTGTAGTTTATGAATGTGTGGTTGTAATAACCAACGAAAAATTCATTCTTTTGGTACATCAAAAAAGGAAAATGattcatataaaatgggacggagggagtaacagatagagattttaatcaaatttaaggTACGAGAATGATTTACGTGAAAAGAGTCACCGATCATGACTATGAACGAATCAGGCGAAGGCTTGACAGTGATCCATTCGCCGTCTCTAGTTTGCACCTGCAATCCACAGACCTGATTCTGATAGAGTATCGTTACAATATTTTTATCAGTGTGAGAAGTTAAACCAAGCTTCGCCTCAGCTGTTTCGGGTCCTTTGTATTTCATAACTCGAAGAAGATATTTCGTGGAGTCCAAATGTTCATCTAAGTACTTTTTCAAGCCCAGGCTCTCTAACACCATTGTCCTAACCATCTGATCTAGCTCAGATAGCTGCTCCGAGAACGATTGTACAGTCTCGCTGACAGAATTTTCATTATTTCAATAAACGTCAGTACACTAGCGACAGAAAACACAATCGAAAGGACTGTAACATGAATTATAGAGACCTACCAGAATGCAGGGTTCCCCTGAGGCCACAAAACGTTACTGAATTTTCGCGATTCTTCGAGAGAGGGGGCACCTTCGATACCCATGCTCTCGTAAAGGGGAACCATGGGGTACTGTCCAACGTAGCCGTGAAAAGGGATTTTGGAGGAGTTTCGTATTTTGGTTTGTAAAGGGAGATCAAAGAGCTCCTGCAATGCGGTGAACAGAGATTTTCGAAGCTCAGACGGGACTTTATCGAATGAGGCTTCGAAACACCCGAATTCTTGGAGAGCTTGATGGACTTGAGATTTTATTGAGTCCCATAGGAAAGTGCCTGGTTTCAGTTCATGCCCGGAAAAATTAATGAGAGGCAGAGCGAGAAGATTTTGAGATCCCATTAATTCGAGTTACAAATCTAAGCTGTTTAAAACGTTATGCGCGTACAAATAGGTATATAGCTTCATGGAATTTAATTATTGCATgtgaacaaataattaaaaggtAAATTACAGATATTTAACGCGGTTTAACATTTTTATGATCGAAACTTCAAATTTGCcaaatatttgttagatatattttttaccCAGAAAAATTGGCTGAGCAGAATATCGCAAAAAGTGGTCCTCAAGtactattttttaacatatacttaattataaatttgaaattcagtCAACCAAATGTAGTTATAGTTTAGCTATCACATTACATTTTACtcgtaattaataaaattactaattttgcaTGAAAACGATCTAATTGTATATGTTTAATATAGAAGGTCCGGCATGCATTTAAGACTCTTATGAAATatgatttcataaattatttttaattttattctaaataaaaattttaattattaagattaaattataaaattacatcttatataatcttaaaatatctatctaacaataaattttttataaaaaatgagtaagaACTGCCCGATTATTCCTTAAAAGAGGCCAAGTCGGATGCACAATCAACAGTTTAAACCGCCAAAAACTTATCACAAAATGCTATGTATcaactacaaaacaaaaaagCTTAAGCAGCAAAATTAAGAAACGATTATCATGCaaaataaattgatatatataataaactatgACTATGAGATCGTGAAATTTGTCACAAAATCTAGTAATATTCGTCGGTTTGTAATATGGAGTATTGTAATACTGACTTGTACAAGCTCAAGTGGTCCTGTTACAAAAATTAATCTTAACTAATTAAGATGGTTCTGATCTCGTGATTAGTCGATAATTAGTTGTTTTTTCCTACTCTGTAAATTTTACTGGCCAATCAAGTGGTCCTAACTATACAAATTTCAAAGTTATGTGTTAATTTAATAGTCTCTTTCAGGAAGTCTTAAACTAAATATAGTGGCTAATTAAAGTGGTCCTAATAATTTATTGGTGGTCCTAATTAGACAAATTGCTAAGCTTAAGTACGAATTAAGATGTCTCTATTTGTGAAGTCATGGactaatcaaataattaataaattaagtgGTCCTCATAATGATTTAGACTAACGTAATTAATGATCTCTCGCTATCTTAAAATCAAGTGAACTCCAAACCTGTGATCTTACTTcaattttaaacataattattgatTCAGTTGTCGAATTATATAATGtgattttcttttgataattaaatgaTATAATGTGATAACTAGCATCAAGTGGTCCTAACTACatgttttttgattaattaagagCATTTTTGATCAACTTAAAAAATGGGTATCATTAATGAAAGTTGTCAATATAGCGACTATGAAACGAGCATCTTGAACAATGATTGTCAGTACGAGTCATATTTGTCGTGTGGATTATATAACGTTag
Coding sequences:
- the LOC108222193 gene encoding gibberellin 3-beta-dioxygenase 1, which gives rise to MPHKLADGFETPQPFHHHHNQSLDLNSFQDLPDSHAWPYSEPHDYSLSREKSHSKLPPVIDLNDLVNGLKHVVHACKTWGAFQIINHGVSNRVVDRMEDAAKSLFNLPFEQKLKAQRCEDGAVGYGPIRISSLFPKRMWSEGFTIVGSPVQHARKLWPEDYTAFCDATEEYQQEMKKLAGKLMWIVLESLGITKEDIQWAGPDGEFGPCGGVLQLNSYPICPDPSRAIGIVDHTDSSLLTILHQTNQSGLQVFREGFGWVTVPPVQGALVVNIGDLLHILSNGSYPSVLHRVVVNRDQHRLSMAYLFGPPNNAEISPLSKLVDRYHPPLYRPVTWTEYLGMKAKLFYEALSALRH
- the LOC108220956 gene encoding probable 2-oxoglutarate-dependent dioxygenase AOP1 → MGSQNLLALPLINFSGHELKPGTFLWDSIKSQVHQALQEFGCFEASFDKVPSELRKSLFTALQELFDLPLQTKIRNSSKIPFHGYVGQYPMVPLYESMGIEGAPSLEESRKFSNVLWPQGNPAFCETVQSFSEQLSELDQMVRTMVLESLGLKKYLDEHLDSTKYLLRVMKYKGPETAEAKLGLTSHTDKNIVTILYQNQVCGLQVQTRDGEWITVKPSPDSFIVMIGDSFHAWSNGRVYSAYHRVMMSGSEPRYSVGLFSVPKEGYIIKAPEELVDEEHPLLFKPFDHVKFLGFYYTEAGQKCESALKTYCGV